The following nucleotide sequence is from Halodesulfovibrio sp. MK-HDV.
GCGTATATGCCGCCCGACTCCCTACTCAATTAGGGTAAGTTTTGACGTGGCGGAGAGGGAGAGATTCGAACTCTCGGTACCAGTTTTGCCAGTACACACGATTTCCAATCGTGCTCCTTCAGCCGGGCTCGGACACCTCTCCACGTCGAGGTGGATAACTAGCAAACAGGATAGTACTTGGCAAGCGAAAAAGCAAAAAAAAATAAAAAAAGGACGGCAAAAGTGCCGTCCTACAATGTTATTTATTGTCGTGAGTATCGTTTTTGTCTTTCGGGGAGCCTCCCCGATGATGACCGGGGCATCAGCCTCCGCCATTACGAATCATTTTCGCGAAAAAAAAGACTACGAAAATGAGTGCTAATATAGAAAAAATATGACTCATTGAAAAACCTCCGAAGCTTCCAAAGCCTCCAAAAAATGAACATGACATTAGGTGTGCTACCTTGTTGTGGGTGATACAACTGTGTTCATGTTATATCTACTGAGATAGTAGAGTCTCTGTTGTTCAGAAGCTCAACTGGTTTGCGTTAGAAGAACTTTAGAACAGGCGGAGTAGGAAATCAAATAAAAAGGGCGGCATAAATGCCGCCCTTTTACTAGCTATTTACAGTTGTGCTTTTTCTTGTTTGCAGAACCGCATGAGCATCCTGACGAGGAGCCTCCCCGTCCGTCAAAGCTAATGCCTCAACCCGAGGGTTTATGGCCTTTTGGAACAACTTTGATACAGACGAGTGCTATAATTACTAGTCCCACTAGGGGAATTAGGTATCCAAGCATAGGGTCTCCTGAGAAGGCGCTCCACTATTTCTTTTCTTCGTTTCTGATACCGATACCTACGGTGTGGTAACCACAGTCAACGTGGAGTACTTCACCGGTAACGCCGGCAGAAAGGTCAGAAGCAAGGTACAGTGCGTTTTTACCAACATCTTGGATGGTAACGTTGCGCTGCATTGGAGCGTTTGCTTCGATGTAGTTAAGGATCTTACGGAAGCCACCGATACCGGAAGCTGCAAGAGTCTTAATAGGACCTGCGCTGATAGCATTGATACGTACATTTTTAGTACCAAGGTCAACAGCGAGGTAACGTACGCTAGCTTCCAGAGCAGCTTTTGCCACACCCATTACATTGTAGTTAGTAATAACTTTTTCAGAGCCGTAATAGGACATAGTGATAATTGACGCATTGTCAGTTAACAGATGCTCAAAAGCACCACAGACTGCAGTCAACGAATAAGCAGAAATGTCCATGGCAAGTTTAAAGCCATCTCGGGATGTGTTGATAAAACGTCCCTGAAGATCTTTACGGTCTGCGAAACCGATGGAATGAACAATGATATCCACACCACCCCATTTCTCTTCAACCAATTTCACTGCTGCAGCAATTTCTTCATCGCTGCTTACATCACACTGGAAGATGAAATCACCATTAAGCTCTTCACAGATAGGCTCAACGCGTTTTTTCAGAGCATCGCCAAGAAAGTTAAACGCTAATTTAGCGCCATTTTCTTTGAATTCTTTGGCAATGCCGTATGCAATGCTTTTGTTGTTGGCAACGCCCAAGACGAGGGCTCGTTTCCCTTCAAGAAGCATATGAACTCCATTTCAGTTTGTCCGCAGGGTAGCGGACATCTTCGGTATTTATTGTGGTTGCACTCATTAGAGTAGCAGTGTTTGCTCTGTAAGTATAGTGTAGGCCTCAGCGTACTTTTTGCCTGTTTCGGCAACAACTTCGTCTGGCAGAGCAGGAGCTGGCGGGGTCTTATCCCAGTCCTGTGCGCTGAGCCAGTTACGTAAGTACTGTTTGTCAAAGCTAGGCTGTCCCTGACCTGGGGTGTAGCTGGACTTAGGCCAGAAGCGGGAAGAGTCTGGAGTGAGAACTTCGTCAATAAGTGTCAGTTCTCCATCAACCATGCCAAATTCAAATTTGGTATCAGCAATGATGATGCCCTTTTCTTCTGCAAATTCACGGCCTTCAGAGAAAATGCGCAAACTTACATCTGCTACTTTTTCAGCAAGTTCTTTGCCGATCATTTCTGTAGCACGCTCTACAGAAATGTTTTCGTCGTGG
It contains:
- a CDS encoding enoyl-ACP reductase; protein product: MLLEGKRALVLGVANNKSIAYGIAKEFKENGAKLAFNFLGDALKKRVEPICEELNGDFIFQCDVSSDEEIAAAVKLVEEKWGGVDIIVHSIGFADRKDLQGRFINTSRDGFKLAMDISAYSLTAVCGAFEHLLTDNASIITMSYYGSEKVITNYNVMGVAKAALEASVRYLAVDLGTKNVRINAISAGPIKTLAASGIGGFRKILNYIEANAPMQRNVTIQDVGKNALYLASDLSAGVTGEVLHVDCGYHTVGIGIRNEEKK